A single region of the Parasphingorhabdus litoris DSM 22379 genome encodes:
- the udk gene encoding uridine kinase has product MTPKVVGISGGSCSGKSTLAAHIHESLGPDQCVILPQDDYFFGYGDAPEGKGGPNFDHPDAVDFDKMCAQLSLLKLGRAIDRPLYDFPTHLPKSETELTEPRPIILVDGILILHHKPLRQLFDLSVFVRCDSGIRFERRLERDVRERGRTADSVREVFASQVDPMHEKFVEPSQVHADIVINSQQSRTVVTSDFSAVLESINTLIQ; this is encoded by the coding sequence ATGACTCCAAAAGTTGTGGGGATTAGCGGGGGCAGCTGTTCGGGCAAATCAACGCTGGCTGCTCATATCCATGAGTCACTAGGCCCTGACCAATGCGTCATCCTGCCTCAGGATGATTATTTCTTTGGTTATGGCGATGCGCCAGAGGGTAAGGGAGGTCCTAATTTTGATCATCCCGATGCGGTCGATTTTGATAAGATGTGCGCGCAACTCTCCTTGCTCAAACTGGGCCGGGCAATAGACCGCCCACTTTATGACTTTCCGACACATCTGCCAAAAAGTGAAACGGAGCTTACCGAACCGCGCCCGATCATTTTGGTCGACGGCATATTGATCCTGCATCACAAGCCATTGCGGCAACTTTTTGATCTGTCTGTTTTCGTGCGATGCGATAGTGGCATCCGGTTCGAGCGACGCCTGGAACGCGATGTCAGGGAGCGTGGCCGCACTGCCGACTCGGTGCGGGAAGTATTCGCCAGTCAGGTCGATCCGATGCATGAAAAATTTGTAGAACCTTCACAGGTGCATGCAGACATCGTGATAAATTCGCAACAGTCAAGAACAGTCGTTACGAGCGACTTTTCCGCTGTTTTGGAATCAATAAATACTTTAATTCAATAG
- a CDS encoding CarD family transcriptional regulator yields MAANTLSFDVGDYVVYPKHGVGRVIELQNEEIAGMQLELYVLRFEKERMTLRVPMNKAEGVGMRKLSSDKTLKEALETLKDKPKVKRSMWSRRAQEYEAKINSGDLVSIAEVTRDLFRADDQPEQSYSERQIFEAASSRLARELAAMEETDEPTALAKILEILNIAAPQYYEVKED; encoded by the coding sequence ATGGCTGCGAATACGCTGTCCTTTGATGTGGGCGATTATGTCGTTTATCCGAAACACGGTGTGGGTCGTGTTATCGAACTGCAAAATGAAGAAATTGCGGGCATGCAACTGGAACTTTATGTTCTCCGCTTTGAAAAAGAACGCATGACACTGCGAGTACCTATGAACAAGGCAGAAGGCGTTGGGATGCGCAAACTGTCCTCTGACAAGACTCTGAAAGAGGCTCTTGAAACCCTAAAAGACAAGCCGAAAGTCAAACGCTCCATGTGGTCGCGTCGCGCTCAGGAATATGAAGCGAAAATCAACTCGGGCGACCTTGTTTCCATTGCCGAAGTGACACGCGATTTGTTCCGCGCTGATGATCAGCCAGAACAAAGCTATTCCGAACGTCAGATTTTCGAAGCAGCATCGAGCCGTCTGGCTCGCGAACTGGCTGCGATGGAAGAAACTGATGAGCCAACAGCATTGGCGAAGATCCTGGAAATCCTGAATATTGCCGCACCGCAATATTATGAGGTGAAGGAAGACTGA
- a CDS encoding NupC/NupG family nucleoside CNT transporter, protein MTSILTSIAGMVIIIILALALSKSRRNIRLRVVAAAFALQAGIAVLVLYVPWGKRVISAMSAGVSQLLSYSSEGTNFIFGPLANSDMGGTSFAISALPVIIFFSALISILYYLGIMQFIIKWVGGGIQKVTGISKVESLCAAANIFVGQSESPLVIRPYLAKLTESQLFTVMSVGMAGVAGTILAAYASMGIKIDYLLAAAFMSAPGGILMAKIIMPDDPDSEAPEEMVVAVDYEEEKPANIIMAASMGAQTGVKIAVAVGAMVLAFVALVALANGILGGIGGWFGQPELSFQQIIGYIFAPIMFLLGVPWDEALAAGGLFGTKVVINEFVAFSDLGGMGSELSPLTVAIVTFALCGFANFLSIAIQLAVTGGLAPNQRPVIARLGLRALAAGSLANLMSAALAGLLLSLG, encoded by the coding sequence ATGACTTCTATTCTAACCAGCATTGCTGGCATGGTCATCATCATCATATTGGCTCTGGCGCTATCCAAAAGCCGGCGAAACATTAGACTTCGCGTGGTTGCGGCGGCTTTCGCTCTGCAAGCTGGTATTGCGGTGCTGGTATTATATGTGCCTTGGGGAAAGCGGGTCATCAGCGCGATGTCGGCAGGCGTGTCTCAATTGCTAAGCTATTCAAGTGAGGGCACAAATTTCATTTTTGGCCCGTTGGCGAATAGCGATATGGGCGGAACCAGCTTTGCGATATCGGCCTTGCCGGTAATCATCTTTTTCTCAGCCCTGATATCGATCCTCTACTATCTCGGCATCATGCAATTCATTATCAAATGGGTTGGTGGCGGAATCCAGAAAGTCACAGGGATCTCCAAGGTGGAGTCGCTGTGTGCCGCCGCGAATATCTTCGTTGGTCAATCGGAATCGCCACTAGTTATTCGACCCTATTTGGCAAAGCTCACTGAATCGCAGCTCTTTACCGTAATGAGTGTCGGCATGGCTGGTGTCGCTGGGACGATACTGGCCGCCTATGCGTCGATGGGAATAAAAATCGACTATCTTTTGGCTGCTGCGTTCATGTCAGCACCCGGCGGAATCTTGATGGCCAAGATCATCATGCCCGATGATCCTGATTCAGAAGCACCGGAAGAGATGGTGGTTGCGGTAGATTATGAGGAAGAAAAACCCGCCAATATTATAATGGCAGCATCCATGGGCGCACAGACTGGCGTCAAGATAGCAGTCGCTGTTGGCGCCATGGTATTGGCCTTTGTTGCCCTGGTGGCGCTGGCCAACGGGATATTGGGCGGCATCGGCGGCTGGTTCGGCCAGCCCGAGCTTAGCTTCCAGCAGATTATCGGCTACATCTTTGCCCCGATCATGTTCCTGCTTGGCGTGCCTTGGGATGAAGCCTTGGCCGCCGGCGGCCTGTTCGGCACGAAAGTTGTCATCAATGAGTTTGTCGCGTTTAGCGATCTGGGCGGCATGGGCAGTGAGCTGTCTCCGCTTACGGTCGCAATCGTGACCTTTGCCTTGTGCGGTTTTGCCAACTTCCTTTCGATCGCCATTCAACTGGCCGTTACTGGCGGGCTCGCGCCCAATCAGCGTCCGGTTATTGCACGCCTTGGGCTAAGAGCATTAGCAGCCGGTTCGCTCGCCAATCTGATGAGTGCGGCCTTGGCTGGCCTGCTATTATCCCTTGGGTAA
- a CDS encoding isopenicillin N synthase family dioxygenase: MSQPHDTLSSISLSLADQDKDAFAARIGQSFSDWGFAIIGDHGISDDLIAQAEQMSRTFFALPDDVKRKYHIPGGGGARGYTPFGTEAAKDSDIHDLKEFWHIGRQLPDGHAFEPFMSANIWPEELDEFRDCYLELFAAFDKAGQRILEGIARYLSLEPDFFDDTVRDGNSILRLIHYPPVPADSPAVRAAAHEDINTITLLIGAEEAGLELLDKQGNWRPVTPKPGELAVNIGDMLQRLTNNRLPSTTHRVVNPAPERRGHSRYSMPFFLHFRPDYLIETLPQCIDQNHPDLYPEPITAHDYLMERLREIGLA, from the coding sequence ATGTCACAACCCCATGATACGCTATCTTCCATCTCGCTCAGCCTGGCTGATCAGGATAAGGATGCTTTTGCCGCCCGCATCGGGCAATCCTTTTCAGATTGGGGTTTCGCCATAATCGGCGATCACGGCATATCGGATGATCTGATCGCACAAGCGGAACAGATGTCTCGCACCTTTTTTGCATTGCCTGACGATGTGAAGCGGAAATATCATATTCCCGGTGGCGGCGGTGCACGCGGCTATACACCCTTTGGGACAGAGGCAGCCAAGGACTCCGATATCCATGACCTGAAGGAATTTTGGCATATCGGTCGGCAGCTTCCTGATGGCCATGCTTTCGAACCCTTTATGAGCGCCAATATCTGGCCTGAAGAACTGGATGAATTTCGCGATTGCTACCTCGAACTCTTTGCCGCCTTTGACAAAGCGGGGCAGCGGATCCTGGAAGGAATTGCGCGTTATTTGAGCTTGGAGCCCGATTTTTTCGACGACACTGTGCGCGATGGGAACAGCATTTTACGCCTGATCCATTATCCGCCGGTGCCAGCGGATTCGCCCGCTGTACGCGCAGCTGCGCATGAGGATATCAATACGATAACCTTGCTCATCGGTGCCGAGGAAGCGGGATTGGAGCTTTTGGACAAGCAAGGCAATTGGCGTCCGGTGACACCAAAGCCGGGTGAATTGGCCGTCAATATTGGCGATATGTTGCAGCGATTGACCAACAACAGGCTGCCATCCACTACCCATCGGGTGGTCAACCCGGCACCGGAACGCCGCGGCCATTCACGCTATTCCATGCCATTCTTCCTGCATTTCAGACCGGACTATCTGATCGAAACGCTGCCGCAATGCATCGATCAGAACCATCCCGATCTCTATCCGGAGCCGATTACGGCGCATGATTATCTGATGGAACGTCTGCGCGAAATTGGATTGGCATGA
- a CDS encoding TonB-dependent receptor, with the protein MKMKYLLAASVVSLSTAGLMATPAAAQQITSGIEGQVRDDAGNPISGASVVITDTRTGQERTATTSGNGQFRSASLVPGGPYTITATAPNFEGQTVEDVFINLQGNTQFTFELASGGSEDIIVVTGTRANVTQLAVGPGQSFGVETLEAFPSISRDIRDIIRIDPRVSLDRANEVDRISCLGGNDRSNTFTVDGIVQADTFGLNGTPFAARNALPLPFDAIRETSVEFAPFDVEYSDFTGCAVNVVTKSGQNQFHGSAFFTFRDEGLRGDTAGGESFVPAAFQEKRWGATLSGPIIPDRLFFFAGYEETDLGDSNDFGPAGSGFPNEAEFVTQAQFDQFSQIAQNVYGIDVGGYPRALPESSVRYFGRLDAYITDDHRLEATYQRLEETNVESDFGGQNLTGLNSFEDEGTISDYYSIRLYSDWSDKVSTELRLSRSEVGDVQGPVGGGEAQSDNPVVRLAVGVVGPTENGVLSTGPGIFRSANQLDQTVDQAKFQMKISAGDHNIKLGAELNDLEVFNLFAINATGTIYFRNLTDFQNGVVAAGGSSGVFGDIADNLQRDPPAPGERDRRLGGATIRSTPSGDINEAAALFSRQIYSFYAQDEWQATDQLNVTAGLRVQIYDGDAPRANPSFLQRFGFTNSNPFSKIDPVILPRFAATYDFDNDGFFRSTSVTGGIGWFSGGDPVVFFSNAFSNNGFSSVDGSTLSGECAGLVNPDGSFNVLDASGQFTGFPQCAVQAASARAAAGGGDVQSTDPDFDIPTVFRANLGLSTQFGTDGGFFSDWNLNLDYIYSRFNDPLNFVDLVQVPDITEGLNGFTVDGRPIYQAINILTPGCNAELQGTGGTPPTYSNVTAECFLDPDGTSVGVDDFIQLTNGRSYDSHTFSLALSKRFNEGIFTENGSVSINFGYAFTDSNNYRNVGSSTATSNFDVTAAFDRQNPATSTSNFETRHNFTFATNFEEQFIDGFDTQLAMFFTARSGRPYSLTFDGGGVFADGSSGSDNALLYIPTGTDDPNIAQPIFDATTGDRIGGSDLTAVQSLIDYVNGTNCGFTAGQSIRRNTCRNDWTFDMDMRLSQEIPGPGRLFGVEDKIELFADFDNVLNLIDGEWNESRSRGDLVDVVDGDVDGQGRYVIEGFNPDDDNDVTVSSSAWRIQFGIRYEF; encoded by the coding sequence ATGAAAATGAAATATCTATTGGCAGCCAGCGTTGTCAGCCTTTCCACAGCCGGCCTGATGGCAACACCAGCCGCAGCGCAACAGATTACTTCAGGTATTGAAGGCCAAGTTCGCGATGATGCAGGCAATCCAATTAGCGGTGCATCCGTTGTCATCACCGACACACGGACCGGCCAAGAGCGTACGGCCACGACCTCAGGCAACGGTCAGTTCCGTTCAGCCTCACTGGTTCCCGGCGGCCCTTACACAATTACCGCGACGGCTCCTAATTTCGAAGGACAGACCGTTGAAGATGTATTCATCAACTTGCAGGGCAATACCCAGTTTACCTTCGAACTGGCTTCGGGCGGATCCGAAGATATCATCGTTGTTACCGGAACGCGGGCCAATGTAACCCAGCTTGCAGTTGGTCCTGGCCAGTCTTTTGGCGTAGAGACGCTGGAAGCATTTCCGAGCATCTCCCGCGATATTCGCGACATCATTCGTATTGACCCGCGCGTGAGCCTTGATCGCGCGAACGAAGTTGATCGTATCAGCTGCTTGGGCGGTAACGATCGCTCTAATACATTCACCGTCGACGGGATTGTGCAGGCCGATACATTTGGCTTGAACGGCACACCTTTCGCAGCTCGAAATGCTCTGCCTCTGCCATTTGATGCCATTCGTGAAACCTCGGTTGAGTTCGCGCCGTTTGACGTTGAATATTCCGACTTCACTGGTTGTGCGGTCAACGTGGTCACCAAATCAGGCCAAAATCAATTCCACGGCAGTGCGTTCTTCACCTTCCGTGACGAAGGTCTGCGCGGTGATACAGCTGGCGGCGAATCATTCGTTCCAGCGGCATTCCAGGAGAAACGCTGGGGCGCTACCCTTTCTGGTCCAATCATTCCGGATCGCCTGTTCTTCTTCGCAGGCTATGAAGAAACCGATCTTGGCGATTCCAATGACTTTGGCCCGGCTGGTTCTGGTTTCCCCAATGAAGCCGAATTCGTTACGCAAGCACAGTTCGATCAATTCTCTCAGATTGCTCAGAACGTATATGGCATAGATGTTGGCGGTTATCCACGCGCTTTACCAGAATCCAGTGTTCGCTATTTTGGGCGTCTTGATGCGTATATTACGGACGACCACCGTCTTGAAGCGACCTATCAGCGCCTTGAAGAAACCAACGTTGAGTCAGACTTTGGAGGCCAAAATCTTACCGGTCTCAATAGCTTCGAAGATGAAGGAACCATCTCTGACTACTATTCCATCCGTCTCTATTCAGATTGGTCGGATAAGGTTTCTACCGAACTGCGATTGTCTCGCTCCGAAGTCGGTGATGTCCAGGGCCCAGTTGGTGGTGGTGAAGCTCAGTCTGACAACCCCGTCGTTCGTCTAGCCGTCGGCGTTGTTGGTCCAACAGAAAATGGCGTTCTGTCGACAGGCCCAGGTATTTTCCGGTCCGCCAACCAGCTTGACCAGACTGTTGATCAAGCAAAGTTTCAGATGAAAATCAGTGCCGGGGACCACAATATCAAATTGGGCGCAGAACTGAACGATCTCGAAGTATTTAACCTGTTTGCGATCAACGCAACGGGCACAATATATTTCCGCAATTTAACGGACTTTCAAAATGGCGTTGTTGCAGCTGGTGGTTCGTCCGGCGTATTTGGTGACATCGCTGATAATTTGCAGCGAGATCCGCCTGCCCCAGGCGAGCGCGACCGGAGGTTAGGCGGAGCTACCATTCGTTCCACTCCTTCCGGCGATATTAATGAAGCAGCCGCATTGTTCAGCCGACAGATTTATTCGTTCTATGCCCAGGACGAATGGCAAGCAACGGACCAATTAAATGTAACCGCTGGCCTGCGGGTTCAGATTTATGACGGAGATGCGCCTCGAGCTAACCCGTCATTCTTGCAGCGCTTTGGTTTTACCAATTCCAATCCGTTCAGCAAGATTGACCCCGTGATTCTGCCGCGCTTCGCCGCAACGTATGATTTCGACAATGATGGCTTTTTTCGGTCAACTTCGGTCACCGGAGGAATCGGTTGGTTCTCAGGCGGTGATCCTGTCGTTTTCTTCTCTAATGCATTCTCAAATAATGGTTTTTCATCTGTAGATGGAAGCACACTCAGCGGCGAATGTGCAGGCTTGGTCAACCCCGATGGCAGTTTCAACGTGCTGGACGCCAGTGGTCAGTTCACCGGCTTTCCACAATGCGCCGTTCAAGCCGCTTCGGCGCGAGCTGCCGCTGGTGGTGGTGATGTACAATCAACCGATCCTGATTTCGACATTCCAACAGTGTTTCGTGCCAATCTTGGTCTCTCGACACAATTTGGAACGGACGGTGGTTTCTTCTCCGACTGGAACTTAAATCTTGACTACATATATTCCCGGTTCAACGATCCTTTGAATTTCGTTGATCTCGTGCAAGTACCAGATATCACGGAAGGTTTGAACGGTTTCACGGTAGATGGTCGCCCAATCTATCAGGCTATCAACATATTGACGCCAGGTTGCAATGCAGAACTGCAAGGAACAGGCGGCACGCCACCAACCTATAGCAACGTGACGGCAGAATGCTTCCTTGATCCTGACGGAACATCAGTTGGCGTAGATGACTTCATCCAACTGACCAACGGTAGGTCATATGACAGCCACACCTTCTCTTTGGCTCTGTCGAAGCGCTTCAACGAAGGCATCTTCACAGAGAACGGTAGCGTGTCGATCAACTTTGGCTATGCTTTCACAGATTCGAACAACTATCGAAACGTCGGTAGCTCAACCGCAACATCGAACTTTGACGTGACGGCAGCTTTCGACCGGCAAAATCCGGCCACTTCGACATCAAACTTTGAAACAAGGCATAACTTTACCTTTGCTACAAATTTTGAAGAACAGTTTATTGATGGCTTTGACACGCAATTGGCTATGTTTTTCACGGCGCGATCCGGCCGACCTTACAGCCTGACCTTTGACGGTGGTGGCGTGTTCGCCGACGGTTCATCCGGTAGCGACAATGCGTTGTTGTACATTCCAACCGGTACGGACGATCCCAATATTGCTCAGCCAATCTTTGATGCAACAACTGGTGATCGCATTGGCGGATCAGACCTCACTGCAGTTCAATCACTGATAGACTATGTAAACGGTACGAACTGTGGATTTACAGCTGGTCAGTCCATCCGACGCAACACTTGCCGTAACGACTGGACCTTCGATATGGACATGCGCCTCAGCCAAGAGATCCCGGGTCCAGGTCGCCTGTTCGGCGTAGAAGACAAAATCGAACTGTTTGCTGATTTTGACAATGTCCTTAATCTAATTGACGGCGAGTGGAACGAGTCGCGGAGCCGCGGCGATCTTGTTGATGTCGTCGATGGAGACGTTGATGGGCAAGGGCGATATGTTATCGAAGGTTTCAATCCCGATGATGACAATGACGTAACCGTGTCCAGTTCTGCATGGCGGATCCAGTTCGGAATTCGCTACGAATTCTAA
- the fdxA gene encoding ferredoxin FdxA yields the protein MTYVVTDACIKCKYMDCVEVCPVDCFYEGENMLVINPSECIDCGVCEPECPAEAILPDTEDGLEKWLEVNTKYSESWPNITVARDAPADADDFKGVEGKFEAHFSEKPGEGD from the coding sequence ATGACTTATGTTGTTACCGACGCATGTATTAAGTGCAAATATATGGACTGCGTTGAGGTCTGCCCCGTGGACTGTTTCTATGAAGGCGAGAATATGCTCGTCATCAATCCCAGTGAATGCATTGATTGCGGTGTTTGTGAACCAGAATGCCCTGCTGAAGCGATTTTGCCGGATACCGAAGACGGTTTGGAGAAATGGCTCGAAGTGAATACAAAATATTCCGAAAGCTGGCCCAATATTACGGTCGCCCGCGATGCACCGGCTGATGCCGATGACTTCAAAGGCGTTGAAGGCAAGTTTGAGGCACATTTCTCCGAGAAACCCGGCGAAGGTGACTAA
- a CDS encoding S4 domain-containing protein, translating to MAKKLANKGHVRLNGRRVDRAHMMVRQGDILTIPQGREVHVIRIATLPLRRGSAPDAQSCFERLRTGE from the coding sequence ATGGCCAAAAAGCTGGCCAACAAAGGCCATGTGCGTCTCAATGGTCGCCGGGTAGATCGCGCTCATATGATGGTCCGCCAAGGGGATATTTTAACGATTCCGCAAGGACGTGAAGTGCATGTAATCCGAATAGCGACGCTTCCTTTACGGCGCGGAAGCGCTCCTGATGCGCAAAGTTGTTTTGAAAGGTTGCGCACTGGCGAATGA
- a CDS encoding LOG family protein, with protein sequence MQRLAVYCGASAGGDPVFAETAKTLGQIMAQRNIDLVFGGGRLGLMGIIADAVLEGGGKVYGVIPEMLKDHEVAHTGLTELHVVTSMHERKAKMTELTDGFVAIPGGIGTLDELFEAWTWKALGYHGKPIGLLNVNGYWDSLTTFLDNVAGHGFMSSARREQLILSDNINEILDQLTAAYTGSNGEVTW encoded by the coding sequence GTGCAGAGATTAGCGGTTTATTGTGGCGCAAGCGCTGGGGGGGACCCTGTGTTCGCCGAGACAGCAAAAACATTGGGCCAAATCATGGCCCAGCGGAACATCGACCTCGTCTTTGGCGGGGGACGTCTGGGCCTTATGGGTATAATCGCCGATGCCGTCCTTGAAGGCGGTGGCAAAGTTTATGGCGTCATCCCCGAAATGTTGAAAGACCATGAGGTCGCCCATACTGGCTTGACCGAACTGCATGTCGTCACATCCATGCATGAACGCAAAGCGAAGATGACGGAACTTACCGATGGATTTGTTGCAATTCCCGGCGGCATCGGAACCTTAGATGAGCTATTTGAGGCATGGACATGGAAAGCGCTTGGTTATCACGGGAAACCTATCGGCCTGCTCAATGTTAATGGCTATTGGGATTCCCTCACAACATTTCTGGACAATGTGGCGGGCCATGGATTCATGTCCTCCGCTCGCCGTGAACAGTTAATCTTGAGTGATAATATCAATGAAATATTGGACCAACTGACAGCTGCTTACACCGGTTCGAACGGGGAAGTGACGTGGTAA
- a CDS encoding helicase-related protein, whose product MSAFSQSSVIAVLGPTNTGKTHLAVERLCAHSSGMIGFPLRLLAREVYDRVVALKGANRVALVTGEEKIIPPDARWFLCTAEAMPIDRDFSFVAIDEAQLGINPERGHIFTDRMLNIRGRDETMILGSDSLRPLVEQLIPEAEIISRPRFSTLSYAGPRKLSRLPRRSAIVAFSVEDVYAIAEMLRRQHGGAAIVMGSLSPQTRNAQVKMYQDGEVDYLVATDAIGMGLNLDVSHVAFASLKKFDGRRRRRLTLAEIGQIAGRAGRHQKDGSFGVLSGLASSDELEPEEIERLEDHAFPRLEWLYWRNAEPDLASVTSLIQSLEDKPKDRLLQAAPEAIDLAVLKRLAEDPSVSRLATGPDKVGLLWEAACIPDFRKVGADHQARFVASLWPYLAQGNGRIPHARMAQEIARLENVQGDISTLAARISAARNWSYIAQKSRWVEQADMMVERTRWLERRLSDAMHMQLTQRFVDKRTRVLMRGLLKGALPQDIALETDGAVLVDGLEIGTLKGFQFIVPSDSRREDRKMLLAAAERYLGPIMTDKADALAKAPDSDLKLAADESGQPVIYWQDAKLAVLSKGKNLLNPETKFDHALKDLSPENSKKAEARVKQWVETMKAKHLEGLVKIDGLANDANTPASVRALFAQIVEAGGIIARRQIDQAVRALDNDMRGVARRGGLVFGALDIFHHALMKPGAVLWRTALFAALDEQPMIALPGDNAVHLKEWKFAAPDHASRLGFRKIGPEYVRVDMAERLVKQAHEARQAGPVFAVDPALATSLGLSTDVHDALLDMAGFETTDDLPQTVESSVTDEPEVAATPAAESATEKANTETAEPSTPDDSPQAEAPVKYWRWKGMGKARSGKPPKVGGKKSHGKRPKKSGSAQRKSEPVLATAGGAFAELAALKEAMKK is encoded by the coding sequence ATGTCTGCTTTCTCCCAGTCTTCTGTCATCGCCGTTCTTGGTCCGACCAATACCGGCAAAACCCATTTGGCGGTCGAGCGATTATGTGCGCATTCCAGCGGGATGATCGGTTTTCCGCTGCGGCTATTGGCGCGAGAGGTTTATGATCGCGTGGTTGCTTTGAAAGGAGCTAACCGGGTCGCTTTGGTAACCGGCGAAGAAAAAATCATTCCACCCGATGCGCGCTGGTTTCTGTGCACGGCGGAAGCCATGCCGATTGACCGTGATTTCAGCTTTGTTGCGATTGACGAGGCGCAGCTGGGGATCAACCCAGAACGCGGCCATATATTCACTGATCGTATGCTGAATATTCGCGGACGGGATGAAACGATGATCCTGGGCTCCGACAGCCTGCGGCCCCTAGTCGAGCAGTTGATCCCGGAAGCCGAAATTATTTCCCGCCCGCGTTTTTCAACGCTGAGCTATGCAGGGCCCAGGAAGCTATCCCGCCTGCCGCGGCGATCAGCGATTGTCGCTTTCTCGGTAGAGGATGTTTACGCGATTGCAGAGATGCTCCGCCGACAACATGGCGGTGCTGCTATCGTAATGGGATCACTGTCGCCGCAGACCCGCAATGCGCAGGTCAAAATGTATCAGGATGGCGAGGTTGATTATCTCGTCGCTACCGATGCAATTGGTATGGGATTGAACCTGGACGTCTCGCACGTTGCCTTTGCTTCCTTGAAGAAATTTGATGGCCGCCGCCGTCGCCGGCTGACCCTTGCAGAAATTGGTCAAATTGCTGGTCGCGCCGGACGTCATCAAAAAGACGGCAGTTTCGGTGTACTTTCCGGCCTAGCTTCTTCCGACGAATTGGAGCCGGAAGAAATCGAACGGCTAGAGGATCATGCTTTTCCGCGATTGGAATGGCTCTATTGGCGCAATGCTGAACCGGACTTGGCGAGCGTCACCAGTCTGATTCAATCCCTGGAAGACAAACCAAAAGACAGACTGCTTCAGGCTGCCCCCGAGGCCATTGATCTGGCGGTGCTAAAACGATTGGCTGAAGACCCCAGTGTCAGCCGCCTGGCGACGGGGCCGGACAAGGTAGGATTGCTATGGGAAGCGGCTTGTATTCCGGATTTTCGCAAAGTGGGTGCGGATCATCAGGCGCGCTTTGTTGCCTCTCTCTGGCCTTATCTCGCGCAGGGTAATGGTCGTATTCCTCATGCCCGGATGGCACAGGAAATCGCCCGACTGGAAAATGTTCAGGGCGACATCTCGACCCTTGCCGCCCGTATATCCGCAGCCCGCAACTGGAGCTATATTGCGCAAAAGTCGCGCTGGGTCGAACAGGCGGACATGATGGTAGAACGCACTCGCTGGTTGGAACGCCGGCTCAGCGATGCCATGCATATGCAGCTAACCCAGAGATTTGTCGACAAACGCACCCGTGTATTGATGCGAGGGCTTCTGAAGGGAGCCTTGCCGCAAGACATTGCATTGGAAACGGACGGTGCTGTATTGGTTGACGGGCTCGAAATTGGAACGCTGAAGGGCTTTCAATTTATCGTGCCTTCGGATAGCCGGAGGGAAGACCGCAAGATGTTGCTCGCAGCAGCAGAAAGATATTTGGGACCGATTATGACCGATAAAGCCGACGCACTGGCAAAAGCCCCCGATAGTGACCTGAAGCTGGCTGCGGATGAATCCGGCCAACCGGTCATTTATTGGCAGGACGCAAAATTGGCTGTTCTGAGCAAGGGCAAGAATCTGCTGAACCCGGAAACAAAATTCGATCATGCCCTCAAAGATCTATCGCCTGAAAATAGCAAAAAGGCCGAAGCGCGTGTTAAGCAATGGGTCGAAACGATGAAGGCGAAGCATCTTGAGGGGCTCGTCAAAATTGATGGGCTCGCCAATGATGCAAACACGCCGGCATCTGTACGTGCACTATTTGCGCAGATCGTCGAGGCAGGTGGAATCATCGCGCGGCGCCAGATCGATCAAGCCGTGCGTGCGCTGGACAATGATATGCGTGGGGTTGCTCGGCGTGGCGGATTGGTCTTTGGTGCGTTGGATATTTTCCATCACGCATTGATGAAACCTGGTGCTGTTTTATGGCGTACGGCGCTGTTTGCAGCATTGGATGAACAGCCGATGATTGCATTGCCGGGCGATAATGCAGTGCATCTCAAAGAGTGGAAATTTGCGGCTCCAGATCATGCCAGCCGACTTGGCTTTCGTAAGATTGGTCCTGAATATGTGCGCGTTGATATGGCAGAACGGTTGGTTAAACAGGCCCATGAAGCGCGGCAAGCAGGTCCGGTTTTTGCGGTAGATCCAGCACTGGCAACTTCTCTGGGACTATCGACAGATGTGCATGACGCATTGCTTGATATGGCAGGATTTGAAACAACGGATGACCTGCCGCAAACTGTGGAGTCCAGTGTTACAGATGAGCCAGAGGTCGCCGCAACTCCGGCAGCCGAAAGTGCAACCGAGAAAGCGAATACAGAAACAGCGGAGCCATCGACTCCAGATGATAGCCCCCAAGCTGAGGCGCCCGTCAAATATTGGCGCTGGAAAGGGATGGGCAAAGCGCGTTCGGGGAAACCGCCAAAGGTCGGCGGCAAGAAATCGCACGGTAAGCGGCCCAAGAAATCTGGATCCGCGCAGCGGAAATCCGAACCGGTCTTGGCTACTGCAGGCGGTGCGTTTGCCGAATTGGCTGCCCTAAAAGAGGCGATGAAAAAATAG